The DNA sequence catttaaaaaaatatgaactatCCCGtcaaaggataaggctggtgattttctatatttttcttattgtcaacaaatctcatatgcAGAGCCAAATCAAGagtgaactcatcctacttacaagtattgtgtgtaaatcCAAAGCCTTACATATTGTAATCCTCTGTGcggtagacctccgttgttgtccaaaaactatttaaaacacatcagtgagccacactgttgcactggtcgacatgttccttcaccccgAAGATTacggtcacgttagtttgttagtttacatttacagtacttATGCTAGCTTGTTGTACTACATATCACAATcacttgactttgtactgaagttctttcgGACATTTACagtgtagcacaaagtcaagaggttgtaatATATAGCttaacaagctagcgaagctccGTAAATGGAGCCCCATTCCTGCATATGTGCAGTGGCGTCTGCTGTACAAGAGAGTTCTTTCCTGAGACTCCTGAGAAAATGTGATTGCTCTTATTAGTTTTCAGAGCCGTTCCTAAACAGACTACAGAAGCCATTGCCTTTGGGATGAGGGAACTTGTCACCCAATGCAAAggtgtgactcattgacgtgtttttaatagtttttggacaacaacagtctaggacacagaggaatacacacaatacttgtaagtaggatcaattcattgttggtttgacccTGAACATaatatttgtttacaataagaaaaatatagaaaatcactcACCTTATCCTTTACTTGGAACTTGGAGGCGACAGGGCAGATACACATTGCCTAGAAGTTGGTGGGTGGAGGATCAGTAGGGGCctaaaaccttttttattttatcccaGGGCTTCCTAACAGGTTAATCCAGCAATGCATGGAGTGATAAAAAAGGGATTATCTATGCTTTTCATTTGGGGATGCACAGAGAACATGCAGGGCAAAACCAGTAACATGTGATACTTTGcagtttcagattttttttctcacccttTAGGATTAACCAAATGTTGTCTCACTTCCCTGTACTTTATGCTGCACATAGAGAAATACAGTAGGTCACATGATTTTTCTACCACTGTTATGGATCTGGTTTATCTCAATAACGAACTGCATTTACCCACAAATAGTGTGAAGATATAGTTTCACTGAGGTAAATGTTGAACACCTGAAAATTCAGTCctgttgttttctctgctgttaaTACAATGAGGgacttttttaaaactgattaGAAGCCTAAAAGAGGAAGTATCTTAGTTTAGACGCTTCGAAACTACTGCTCTGGTTCTTGTACAGAATTTGCATATGGGGATCCCATATATAGCTAAGTGATATATAACGTTTCATTTCCAGTAGGTATCACGTTACAGGGTTTTccttgtgtgtgcttgttttgttGAGTCATGGTTTCTGAAATCCACATCAGTTGTTTACCcattgctttttttatttttcttataaatgtacaatatttacaGAATATTCCACTGAAACAATTTCTTTTAATCACTTGTAGAAGAGCAGCGTCATATGTTTAAAACAATAGACAGTATATAAACAGCTTTTTTCATGacacataataaataaattaaacaggCAGGTAGCTAAAAGAAAGGTCAGAAGTGTAGGCCTCAGACATATCAAACTCACTTGCTGAGTcagagagaagtaaaagaatCTGTAACAAAATGTCCGGCACATGATTCAATGATTGAAATGTTTGTTCCttaattttgctttttgcttGACACAATTTATATGGCACAAGCTTGTTGAGTGATATTTTAAGAAGCTAGTCTAACAATATTTCTGATTGAATAGAAATCTATTTCAAAGTGCCTCTCAAGTAATTTATTTAATGATTGAATAGTGGCAGTGGCAAgcaagcaaaaacacatttcagaaacTTAAAGAGTTGGTTACTGACATAGGGAATTCAATTGCCGGCAGATGTGGGAGGTTGGGAGAACTCGCAAAATGTCCAAAAGCACGTAACTGTTAAACTGTAGCTCTGCATTGCTCCCCACACGAGTTTCACTTCCGGcatattgcatttttttcagcTGTCAATATAGTCAGTAAAACGGGTAGAATGACGTCCTTGACATTACAGACTCTGCACAGACAGACTCTTGAGACACCAACCAAGCTGAGACACCAAaccacagccagcagctgtgTGGTTTTACCCCTATTTCCATCCAATGTTCAACAACAGCCTCCCCAAATGCGGACTAATGCTTCATTTTCATGATTCACAAGATGTCTAATGAAGCAAAAGGGAGTGTATTGCTTTAATATAGCTCTCAGACAAGTCATGTAATCACGTTTTATGAATAGCGTTGTTGCATTCCAGTGTATCAGTCAGTTGTCAGCTGTacatcacagagagagaggggaacaTTGTTCATATTGATGTCCTGTCCTCCCTCCACTAGGGTCTGTGGTGACAGAGCTGATAGCAGAGGGAAAGTCTCCCCCAGATGTATAAAAGTTGTTTCGAAGTCACTCATCATGACCGTGTCCATTTGTGTTCTAGGATAACTTGAAATTGTGAGCTCCTCTTTGTAAGAGTCAATAATGTCACATTTGCCGCTCAATAGTCCATTTTCAATACACACAGCTCTGTATTGTTTGATCATATCTGTTTCACTGAGGCCTTGTTTATGGCACCAAGTGCACTGACCTGCTCCTGAGCAGATACATAATTGAGGCCCAGCCCTGTAACCTGTGACCACTTCGGCCAAAACTGGATCAGGAATTGTCTGTTTAAGCACTTCCTCATCATCATAGACACGAATCTGCACAGTTGAGCGGCTCTGGCTGTGGTAATTACCACCAGCAACAAACTCTTTCAGAGGTTCGCTGTCCAGTGCATCCAGATTCAAGGATGAAGAATCAAGCTGGTTGCCCAGCCCCACCCCACTATCCTCCCTCTTCCTAACTGTGTCAGTGTTAGTCCTCTTATCCTGCAGGGGGTAATCTGTCTGACTGCTCTCTGGTCCTCCCATGCTCCCACAGCCACTGTCCTCTTGTCTCATTGGAGGACTTCGTCCTCTTTTGGTAGCAGAGGTAGACTTCACGCTGACCCCGCTGTCTGTGCTTGTTCTCCTGTTCTCCTCTCCATTGTTCTCTGTCATGGTAACATGGAGTGTCACTGGGTCTTTGGCAATACAATTTTTCACTTCTGTTCTGTAACTGGAGAGGAACCAGCCTTTGTCTGTGACGACTTCCATCATCCCATCTCCAGGAGTGAGTGGGTGCCAGTCACATAGAGGGGCTTTCTagtgtgagaggagagaggatgtACTTGTCACTTTTATGAACAAGATTAGTTATGACCTTGGCTAATATCAAGTTTGTGATGTCAGGGGTTTTTTATGACCCAAGTTGTGATCTCCTTTTGCTTTTCCTCTTCATGACAAATGTTGGTTcccttttctatttatttaataGTACAAGGCTACATGACTGTGTTTCTTCTTGATTTTCTGTAATTACAGTGTACTTACCAATGCAACAGGTGTTTTCTCTGGATGTTTCAGGTAACACAGTAGGATGGTTGCTATAATAGCAATGATGGCCAACACACCCATAATGGACAAGGATGAAACAGCAATCATGAACCACTCTGGAGggagcaaaaacacaaagtttagTAGGTGTTTTGGGTGTAAATACAATTACAGCTCTAGATGTGAATctgtatcatatcatatatcatatcatttcacatcacatcatatcatgtatatatatatatatatatatatatatatatatatatatatatatatatatatatatatatatatatatatatatatgtatatgtatatatgtatatatatttacagttgTGTGCCTCatctcatgtttattttatttctggcattttcttctgtttgttgtgCTAATTTTCTATTGTTGTCATCTTTTCCTCAGTATGTTTTGCTCACCTTGCTCTGGTAGCAGCAGACACTGTGTAGGGGACCAATTGCTGGGATTTTGAGCTCCTTCACCTATTACCATGATACTGACACAGTACTCTCTCCCCCAATGGAGAGAATTGAAAATCTTGGTCTCCTGATCCTCTCCCCCATCATATTTCATGAATGCAGTGGTATTCTGTAATGTCAGTGTAAATGTCAATTCAGGCAGCTAgctatgatatgatatgttgaAATACAGTATTATTTTAGGTACAGATTGTTATACTGCAtcataaaccaaaccaaaactaTAAATGGCATAGTCACATTaacaagaaaacattaacaACTTAGATTTAGCTActgtctcattttttttaaaatctgttttaaaagaCCTGTCAATCAGTTTAAGAGTGATACAGTAAGTCTCAATCTTTTTTCACAGGTTTTGCCTTTAAACCCTATCCTTAGGCTCACCTTAGGATGGGGTCCTCTTTCCTCCAGTTGGATAGTGTAGATAAGCCCATAGGGAAAGAGCTTATTCAGAATAGTTTTTTTGTGAACGTAAACTGCTAGAGTGCTGGATGTAGCCCACAAAGTGAAGGAGGGAGGCTGCGGTGTAGCTATAGGAACAGAGAAAGGTAAGAAAACGTGTAAAGAATTACCTTATTGTGTGCctaaattaaaatacacaatattttAATCATGCTACACTGGCATTACACCAAACTGACATACAACTGTGCTTACCGTCGGTTGGGAGAAATCTCTTGAACTTCCATGCAGACTCATCATCTCCGGCCACCAGCTGAACTCTGACCTTGTAGGCAGCACGATGGTCCTCTATAAAGCCGCTCAAGTCACAGTAGGTCTCTGTGATCCCTGTACAGATGGGCTTCATTGCATCTTTCTCATTATACctgaggacagaaaaaaacaccagtCACTAACTGGAGAGAGTTGAGCCATTGCATAATACATGGTGAAATAAAACCtaaaattttaataaaattcatctttaacaatTAGCCATTCTTCTTCATTAATGAATCAGTGGACAAATATAACAAagcaaagaggaaaacaaatctAAGCTGctcagaggaaaaggaaaaaaatagagAATGGTGGAAAATTTGAATTGCAAAACAGGATGCTGTAACTCTGAAGTAAAAGTGTCATTATTGGTATTGTGAAGTAAAACATACTTTGACATTTGTACATTGTACTTGGTGTTTGAAGGGGCATCTGCAGAATGGTTCCAATACACTATTACCTCCCCATCAAAAATATCCAACCACAGTTTATCAGGCTTAGGGATGTCCAGTCctgccacagaaaaaaaaggaagattaTGATGtgcattcattattcattattacaAAAATGTCTACAAATAAAGTACAGTTCTCATCTGGCCGAGAGAGGAGACATTTGTATCATATCAAGTGAATGCTGTGTGGAAGATGTGGTtaggaggagaaaaggaagtCTGGCTGCCAAAAAGACGCACAAATCTTGCAAATAATTTATGGGATCTCTGATCATAATGAGATTGTGGTTTTTCTGTAAAGGAAACAGAGTTGTATCTATTTCCACTCTAACTGAGTGtttctgagagaaaaagaacaatGTGTGATAAATTTGTCCCCGTCCCGACACTTTCCTGATGGAAAccctgtttaaaaaaacatattttatcataaaaaataaacatttttcagaatgttttaatttaacataCAGAATTTCACATAAATTGATTGAACTGAACAATTCTATAATGATAAACAAACACGATTGTCAGGATAACCATAGTAAGaatatatttgtttcatttaaatacaaagCAAAATTTAAATagacacataaaacattcaGATATATTGAGACTTCAGATATAGTGTAATAAAAGTTGTTAATTACCTGATACACTGCTTATTGAAATAATCAGTAAGACAAGAATTGGTATCTTGTTCCTCATATCCATTTTTGGTATTTGGAGAGATATCACCATTCACTCATAAATCGTCATGATCCATATAGTAGCCGCCAATAAAGTCTCGTATTCCAAGCGTTATCCAGAAAAATTCTATGTAACTGTGCAGAATAACATTCAATTGTTGATAACTGTTGACTGAATGGACGCAGCTGTTCTCTCACTGATTATGTGCCGACTGTTCATCTGTggaagaaatgaaaagaggTAGCTTCTTTTTCCCTGATGGCATTATCTACATAACCCTCCCCAGATACCTTCCTCTATTGCTTAAGCCCCCTCCCACTCACATGATGCGTTTCCTGTTATGACTATAGTGACGCTGTGcagtttcatctctctgtcctctcccaGCAAactttttccttctctgttttctttttcttttcctctttcttgaCTCTCAAGAGGTTCATGATGTTCCATACGCTGCTATCAAGGgctttcagaaaaatgaaactGTGAGGCTCAGATACAAGAAAAGGGAAGAGTTCAGAAAttccctttccttttttttttttttttttttaaaaaaaaaccctatatGGTAGCTATAGATAAAAGAGACATTCTGATGCTTTCAAATATAATTAGTATCCTTTAATTTCTTAGTTTCCCTAATGACAAAGATATGGTTTGAACCAGTGGCAAACACATCTATGTCTAAAGTTGCCTGTGTTTAgtttgcatgtgcatgtgcgtgcCTGTTTCATTACAATAACTATCTTTTCCTGTGCTAGTCTCTAAAACCTCAGTTGTGGTTAGCTGCATTGCAAATATGTTATACAAAGACCACAGGCAGAGATAGCTGTGAGGAGAACCactcaaaacacacattcatactaGCTAGACTTtgaatgtatgtttattttttaagtgcaataaaagcaaaacaacctTGACTGAGAGGTAGGATATCACTTGTTTTGTTGGTAAAACATATGTCATGATTGTTGATTTTTCTTCTGAAATGTGTAGCCAGGGGAGGGAATACATATTAGTGTTTAAAAATGACCTATAACCACTTGTTTATGACTCTTAAGTGATATTTGTATGACCTTTTAAAATACTAATCAAGAAAGTGGAATATCTGTTGACATCTacagtttcaacaaaacacagtgaCTGTGGGACCATATTTCCTCATCTTACCCACACAATgaacttttcatcattttgttgttATCACTTTTCTGTagattttaaaaggaaatgtttgaTAAAAGGTTATTGTGGGTGGATATGAGTTATGGGTTTCTTTCATCATATTAGCCTGACGTTGGCAAATTACTCAAGACAATGTATGCACTGGTCACCAGTTAATAATCATTTAACCAAAGATTATTATCTAGTAAATGCACTTTCTCATACTGACTTGTCAGTATTTCCATGAAACAATGTAGACTTAGTGTACAAACAAGATGTAAAACTTTCACCTATATGTCTGAATTTTCCTTTCACCTTAAGATACTAGATAATAAATCTGTAATCACAGGATGGATTTATAGCACAACTGCTCTAAAACTAATGAGATGTTTATTGTTCAACCAACCAAACTATCTTGCTTTTCTCCTCCCTTTGCTCAGGTTTTTCTCATGACCTTATTTAGTGACTAAATACAATGTTTGTCTCATTCACAGGacacacttttttaaaattcttttaaagTGCTTTCAATTCTGAGAAAGTGCTTTGCCATTAAATGTAGCCAAATATATCATCTTGGTTTCCCCTTGTGTTTCTTATGTCCTTTGGTGTTTCTGCCTcacatgtgtgtgagttttaCTTCCTAGTAAATGCAAAAACACTAAACCACATAACTAGGTATTAGTGTTCTTTTTAGTTTCTGTCTTGCAGATGGACAGAGAACTGGGAGGTGTGGGGGTCATGATCTGTGATACCTAAATGTCACAGATCATGTGTTGTTCAGAAGAGGAATTTTCCACACAAGTCACTGGTAcatgaaatgtatatattatatcacCCTCTAGTGGTCTTAAAAGGTGCACAGATCTTCacattgaatattttttggGGCTTCCCATCATCATCGTTCAGTATGCCAGTATTGATATGATTTAGACTGATACAAAGACTGAACATCAACGGTCTTCTGTTTTTCAGCACTCTGAAATGATATATTAATATAGTGAGCTCATCTGCTTAAGATTTGTATATTTTGTGGGGAATTTTGCCTTAACCTAATAATACCAAGTTGAATCAAAGAGGAAACgtgggaagagagagagagagtgatgatgTACCACAAAGTTCCTTTGGCAGCTTCAAATTGGGTGGTTATGTGGTATGTGTCTAAAACCACAAGACTACTGTGCCCTATATTCATAACTATGTTCTGTATATTGCTAAAACACAACACCAGATGTTTAGAGTAGAGCTTTAATGTCCCCAAGAGGCAGTTtaggcagttttttttaatacagcaATGAATAAAAGCAAGAATCAgtacaaaacataaatgaattaaagctgaaagcagcgatgatcgggccctcgcaccccagcgcatgtcgaagtgacgctcagtcgaagggcttttgtcagtgacttgttgtgtaaagtttgaggcagatccaaccatgtacactcaagttatatcaatttcctctgtcatggcgaaacatcaaaactcaacgccacgccacggccaaaccatcatgatcatacactagtctagatgacacacactgattttgaagtccttacgatggattctgtaggaggagttctttaaaatacaaggtatgcgaaatggccaagaaaaggtgaaaatgtaccatttttttcaagatggccgacttcctgttcgacttacaataaggcttcaagaggcttttttgtgcgtgttgacattatacatgtgccctgtgaatttcatctttctacgttaatctggaaggcggggctgcaattttgaaattttaaagggggcgctgttgagccattttgccacgcccattcaaagcgaccacataggattttagctgacatcactctagacatgtgtgtcaagtttcatgactgtagagcaatcccttctccctgaaaaacagtatcatatttcatggcgaaggatgtgtcgccatggtaacagcattcagttttgggtcatgagctgccaaatgtagcatcaccaaggtcttgtttattagctgacttaatttcaggtgcatcagccaaatttcctaggagtaaatagacaaagtacgacgcatgatacttcctgttgccagtaggtggcgctatgactttcgctaaatatgagactgaacatgtgttcagattgggactcttaacaagcatatgaaatttggaaaagatcagaccacgtggagtcaagttataaggcattgaaatttcatggcgtcacatcgaaattcgccgcgtcgccatggcaacacctttcaacgaagggtcaccaacttcataatataagatctccaaggtcttgaggctattctcagtaaatttcagctggattcgatcaccgtgctgcccacagggcgtcagagcgtaaaacatgtaacttcctgttgccaggaggtggcgctatgactcatatcctgtattgtcacatggacctgttcagggcgggactcttatgaagcacaaaaggtttggctctcttaggatcatgtatgccggagttatagccgtttcatttttcatggcgaaggatcgaaattcgccgcccagccacgccccctaggaaagactaatgagaattgttttagcaacttttaatctcctatgcctgtagatgatacggaccgaatttgaaagtcctggggtcaaatctccaggaggagttcgttaaagtatgcggaccaaaatcggtgcaaaatttcaactttgatacaaaatggccgacttcctgttggagttaggctatgtgtccttgagactttttggtgcgtctggtcatgatacatatgcataccgaatttcgttctcctacgacaatctgtatagaggggctcaattttcttgactttctaggtggcgctgtcgagccattttgtcccgctttatttcgagaccaataaaatatcgaaattttcgccagtcctgacatctgtgcaaattttcatgagttttcgtgcatgtttaggccctcaaaaatgcgtttgtttcggaggaataataataactccttcagtttcaatagggcttcgcaccggtcggtgctcgggccctaataaataCACAGGTTCACCACAAGGTAACTAATTGTCATAATCTACAGAAAGCAGGGTACACCCTGTCGCATCTATAGTTGGAAACAGTCCAAAgctcatttgtttaaaaagcCAATAGCTGAAGCAATAAAAGACTTCATATATCTGGTGTCCTGATGGCAGCAAATTAAACTAGTGGCAAAGAGCATTTAAATTTTCACCAGGTTTATAGAGGCAGGGCTCCACCTCATCACACTTCACTGGTGAGCTGAGATGTCTCAGGGACAGTCCAGTGTGTCAGGGTGAAAGATGCAGGAACAGCATACACTGAGAAGCAAAACTGAATTGGTGGAAGTGTGCAAAGGGAGACGCAGCAAAGGACAGCCCTTGAGGGAATTCCACAGAGACAGATCGTTCACACATTTTGTTATTGGTCAAGGAACagacaacaacagcagtgaTATTTGCAAGAGGGAGCAGTGGTGAAACACAAGGGACTGAAAGAGGAACTAGAGATCATTTggaaagtaaatgtaaaagtgaCCCCAGTGGTGGCTCCAAAAGTTTCCAAAAAATCTGAGATTAGAAAGATCACATTTTAGGAAGAGCAAAGATGTTGTGTTGAAGCCTGAAATTCAAAGACAGCAAGTGTTCAAGAGGTTAATGAAAACTCACATACAGTACGACCAATATGAGTGAGGGAACCTTTCAAAAAATAGAGTTACATTTACAAATTTGCACACGTTAGTCATTAACTTAATTTCCTCACAgaattcttttctttcttgaaCATTTCCTTGAACTGTCTATCAGCGTATGTGTGCATAATACAACTTTTACAGATAAAACATCctgcattaaaatgaaataaggGAGCTTTTCATTGTGTGTGAAAAACATTCAGTCTCAgccttttcttctttatttcttgGAGTCTGTGGAGAGGAAGCCATTTTGGTTCAGGGCCCTGACAGCTCAGCTGGAGTTATTTGAGCTGTAATGCAGCTTCATACTGTCAAACAAGCTTTGACCGTCTCAGGCTTCCACGAAACCGGTCTGGCAGGTGGGAAACTGGTGCACTGGACACGCCCGTCACTGTGAGAAGAAGAATAAAGGATTGAGAGAATGAGGCTGGAGGTGGGAGGTGTTAGGAGGGAGGGGGAAGGCAGACCTACCTGAGAATGCTCAAATGAAGGTCAGTAACAAATGCACAGCAGAGTttaaggagaagaaaagaaaagagagaggataGGAGAGGTGTTTAATGTGGCACCACCATGCTCTAACCACTGCTGTGTGACTGAGGAAACACCTGGATGTGAAAAAGCTCCACCTGCTCTCACCTCCACTCTCCACTCTGTGCTGCCCTAAGTACGATGGCAAAGTATGACCCGGTAAGTTCTCCATTTatccttttcctgctttgttaTAGGGAAAAACCCCTTCTTGTTGCAACAGTGTGCCCTCTGCTTCtactttcctctttcctccaaAAAATACTCAAACTGTACCTGTCACTCTGACTCTGAATGATGGTTCATGTTGAGTTTGTCTGCTCCCTGTTTGCTCTGTACGAGTTTCAGTGTGTTGTGTTATCTGTAAAACCTGTGTGTCCAGAAGGCTGAAGAGTGCTGTTGATTACAGGCCATTGGTTTACATAAGACGTTTCAATTTACCTGCCAAACAGCAGGTAGGAAGGGAGTTATAGGTTTTCCCTAC is a window from the Thunnus thynnus chromosome 7, fThuThy2.1, whole genome shotgun sequence genome containing:
- the il10ra gene encoding interleukin-10 receptor subunit alpha, with the protein product MVISLQIPKMDMRNKIPILVLLIISISSVSGLDIPKPDKLWLDIFDGEVIVYWNHSADAPSNTKYNVQMSKYNEKDAMKPICTGITETYCDLSGFIEDHRAAYKVRVQLVAGDDESAWKFKRFLPTDATPQPPSFTLWATSSTLAVYVHKKTILNKLFPYGLIYTIQLEERGPHPKNTTAFMKYDGGEDQETKIFNSLHWGREYCVSIMVIGEGAQNPSNWSPTQCLLLPEQEWFMIAVSSLSIMGVLAIIAIIATILLCYLKHPEKTPVALKAPLCDWHPLTPGDGMMEVVTDKGWFLSSYRTEVKNCIAKDPVTLHVTMTENNGEENRRTSTDSGVSVKSTSATKRGRSPPMRQEDSGCGSMGGPESSQTDYPLQDKRTNTDTVRKREDSGVGLGNQLDSSSLNLDALDSEPLKEFVAGGNYHSQSRSTVQIRVYDDEEVLKQTIPDPVLAEVVTGYRAGPQLCICSGAGQCTWCHKQGLSETDMIKQYRAVCIENGLLSGKCDIIDSYKEELTISSYPRTQMDTVMMSDFETTFIHLGETFPLLSALSPQTLVEGGQDINMNNVPLSLCDVQLTTD